From one Flavobacteriales bacterium genomic stretch:
- a CDS encoding PKD domain-containing protein: MKNKPDAFEQALRDSLEHFEVPYNSADWAQLEKGLSRNDLKQGRWSLGLLALLLGGAVALSTTVYLLSASGDAGIADQAVAVNAESPATEAPVPTAGLQADHSFVDLQSAEPVVQAAHASPAVIKSASKDPITTGTATLGSPAAPKAESNPTDDARNAAASPVPSATGDIMIKPSITQGCPGTSVEFELNNMASADTRMLWNFGDGSFSTDPSPRHAYNKAGRYEVTLSMSSATGGTIFNKPVSDVIVIHERPEAAFNTMHQEYLDRVPSVHFENKSLKGSSYFWDFGDGNTSTLQVPTHVYKNKGDYTVSLVVTNAIGCSDRTERIVHIKEDYNLLAAPAFSPNGDGVEEHFIPDALKTLGRRFRMTVHDPRTGALIFETSDVKRPWNGRVNGVGAPCPTGDYVWMVEMKDGAALGGTYNGTVSLLR; this comes from the coding sequence ATGAAGAATAAACCTGACGCCTTCGAGCAGGCCCTGCGCGATTCGCTGGAGCACTTCGAAGTGCCTTACAACTCGGCCGATTGGGCACAGCTCGAGAAGGGCCTCAGCCGGAACGACCTCAAGCAGGGCCGGTGGTCCTTGGGGCTCTTGGCTCTGCTGCTCGGCGGGGCCGTGGCGCTTTCCACCACCGTTTACCTGTTATCGGCCTCTGGTGATGCCGGCATTGCCGACCAAGCCGTTGCAGTGAACGCAGAAAGCCCCGCGACTGAAGCCCCGGTGCCGACCGCAGGCCTTCAGGCCGACCATAGCTTCGTGGACCTCCAATCTGCAGAGCCCGTTGTGCAAGCCGCGCATGCCAGTCCTGCCGTAATCAAGAGCGCCTCGAAAGACCCCATCACCACGGGCACCGCTACACTCGGATCACCGGCGGCGCCGAAAGCCGAAAGCAACCCAACCGATGATGCGCGTAACGCGGCAGCCAGTCCGGTTCCGTCCGCAACCGGCGACATCATGATCAAACCGAGCATCACCCAGGGCTGCCCGGGAACCTCCGTGGAGTTCGAACTCAACAACATGGCCTCGGCCGATACCCGCATGCTGTGGAACTTCGGCGATGGCAGCTTCAGCACCGACCCTTCGCCACGGCATGCCTACAATAAAGCCGGGCGCTACGAGGTAACGCTCTCCATGAGCTCAGCCACGGGCGGTACCATCTTCAACAAACCGGTTTCTGATGTGATCGTGATCCACGAGCGCCCAGAAGCGGCTTTCAACACCATGCACCAGGAATACTTGGACCGGGTGCCTTCTGTGCATTTCGAAAACAAGAGCCTCAAGGGCAGCAGCTACTTCTGGGACTTCGGCGATGGCAATACCAGTACGCTCCAGGTGCCTACCCACGTATACAAGAACAAGGGCGATTACACGGTGAGCCTGGTGGTGACCAATGCAATCGGATGCTCGGACCGCACGGAGCGCATCGTACACATCAAAGAGGATTACAACCTGCTGGCGGCACCGGCGTTCTCACCGAACGGCGACGGCGTCGAGGAGCATTTCATCCCGGATGCGCTGAAGACCCTTGGCCGCCGGTTCCGGATGACCGTGCATGACCCAAGGACCGGTGCGCTGATTTTCGAGACCTCAGATGTGAAGCGCCCGTGGAATGGCCGTGTCAATGGCGTGGGCGCACCCTGCCCCACCGGCGATTACGTGTGGATGGTGGAGATGAAGGATGGTGCAGCCCTGGGCGGAACCTACAACGGCACTGTCAGCCTGCTGCGCTAG
- a CDS encoding gliding motility-associated C-terminal domain-containing protein — translation MQLRFLHLILPLAIIFIANPAAGQQFSITAGSVTTCTGVLEDSGGPAASYGTNENFTVVICPDQPGDGISLTWAVFNLDQSGANNTWDAISIWDGDNTGATFLGNYSGGALLGLVVSATTFNPTGCLTVRFTSNGTGVGDFAASITCFTPCDRPEAVATMSEPGPALVCQGEVIDFDGTASTAAPGFNIVSYTWVFDDGTTATGPTASHSYTVPGEYIVQLNLIDDNDCVNSNVVDLQILVSTTPSFQGTMESLETCLGATVDLSAVATPVTWTGIPEANFGDGVYLPDDVGTPFTSEINFTQFDPGQLLTNANDLQSICVSMEHSFTGDLVLSVTCPNGQVIIMHQQGGGGTYIGGANDGDSNANPVPGTCWEYCWSPTATLGTFAQCAAFGATPNVMNGGTPPNNALIPGTYSTVQPWSNLQNCPLNGTWTFTSLDLWGADNGFLCSWELNFNPAIIPAVTQFTPVLGTSTLDSAYWSGPFIALNPNDPMTASAEPTGAGVFNYTFTVIDNFGCTYDTTVAVTVAPQMEIDAGPDIILCNDPEPMAGAVVANGPPTNCVWLLQLNETFGDTWNGGATLAVNIDGVTTNYAITTAGTLQQVIPLNVSTGQTITLTYTAGSIWNNENSFRLTNDVGVILYQSPQGPATGVAFSTVIVCGGGTSPIVWEWTPPNGLDDVNDPTTNVYTTQATWYYLSAYPVGSPECAVTDSVMVAPDPSIDAGLDNAITICANELAIFMNDSLLGTPDPGGEWTNSVGAVVDDQFDPTWETSDLFTYTVTSAAGCVATAQLDITVIPADDPTCCGIVVMGPGGYSCNLTNGLSVSPGNTGVGVWSGPAGAVFADANATQTTVSVQPGMGGTHWFYWIEDDGAFCYLIDSVQLTFTDTIVIDFTPTDAICYTYCDGTAGATVAGGNTDVNGDFAFAWSTGQSGIGVNGVTSLCAGTYSLTVTDDNGCTGTNEFLIGEPPQLVIDSIVVRPVTCSGYCDGEVEVYDPEAVLYSFDDGQNWQPESLLTGACEQYYPIRIQDAAGCLAAGFGFVQGPPPVVADFVWNPIPADVDDPRIWFGNTSTGAQTYWWDIAGLLTTNDPAPFYEFSNREPGQYEVCMVAFNENLCADTICHTVVIDDVLFVYVPNSFSPDGDDINETWGMSTNIDAITTFELKVFDRWGQVVFQTDDYKNFWNGAANNNGKVLKTDVYAYRITYEIKDSETRKELMGHVTLIK, via the coding sequence ATGCAGCTACGATTCCTACACCTCATCCTTCCGCTGGCGATCATATTCATCGCCAATCCAGCCGCTGGCCAGCAATTCAGCATCACAGCAGGCAGCGTCACCACTTGCACAGGTGTGCTCGAGGACAGCGGCGGCCCGGCGGCCTCATACGGCACCAACGAGAACTTCACCGTGGTAATCTGCCCGGATCAACCCGGTGACGGCATTTCTTTGACTTGGGCCGTGTTCAACTTGGATCAGAGCGGGGCCAACAATACCTGGGATGCGATCAGCATCTGGGATGGCGACAATACCGGAGCCACCTTCTTGGGGAATTACTCGGGTGGCGCCCTGCTAGGCCTGGTCGTTTCCGCCACCACCTTCAATCCAACCGGCTGCCTGACGGTGCGGTTCACCTCGAATGGAACCGGCGTGGGCGATTTCGCAGCGAGCATCACTTGTTTCACGCCGTGCGACCGCCCGGAAGCGGTGGCCACCATGAGCGAACCGGGGCCTGCACTGGTGTGTCAGGGCGAGGTCATCGACTTCGACGGTACTGCCTCCACTGCTGCTCCCGGATTCAACATCGTCAGCTACACCTGGGTCTTCGATGACGGGACCACCGCTACCGGCCCTACGGCGAGCCATTCCTACACCGTACCGGGCGAGTACATCGTGCAACTCAATCTGATTGATGATAACGATTGCGTGAACAGCAACGTGGTTGACCTTCAGATCCTCGTGAGCACCACTCCGAGCTTCCAAGGGACCATGGAAAGCCTTGAGACCTGTTTGGGCGCCACGGTTGACTTGAGCGCCGTGGCCACGCCCGTGACCTGGACCGGCATACCCGAAGCCAACTTCGGCGATGGGGTTTACCTGCCCGATGATGTGGGCACGCCGTTCACAAGTGAGATCAACTTCACCCAGTTCGATCCCGGGCAGCTGCTCACCAACGCGAATGACCTGCAGAGCATCTGCGTGAGCATGGAGCACAGCTTCACGGGTGACTTGGTGCTCTCAGTGACCTGTCCCAATGGACAGGTCATCATCATGCACCAGCAAGGGGGTGGCGGCACCTACATCGGCGGAGCAAATGATGGCGACAGCAATGCGAACCCAGTGCCCGGAACCTGCTGGGAATATTGCTGGAGCCCAACCGCCACCTTGGGCACGTTCGCACAGTGCGCTGCGTTCGGAGCCACACCCAACGTAATGAACGGTGGCACCCCTCCGAACAACGCGCTGATCCCAGGCACCTATTCCACGGTGCAACCCTGGTCCAACTTGCAGAATTGCCCGTTGAACGGCACTTGGACATTCACGTCGCTCGATCTCTGGGGAGCTGATAATGGCTTCCTGTGCAGCTGGGAGTTGAATTTCAATCCGGCGATTATCCCAGCCGTGACCCAATTCACACCGGTGCTTGGCACTTCAACCTTGGATTCGGCCTACTGGAGCGGCCCTTTCATCGCGCTCAACCCGAACGACCCGATGACGGCCTCTGCGGAGCCGACCGGAGCTGGGGTATTCAATTACACCTTCACCGTGATCGACAACTTCGGGTGCACCTACGATACCACGGTTGCAGTGACCGTGGCGCCGCAGATGGAGATCGATGCGGGACCGGACATCATCCTGTGCAATGACCCTGAGCCCATGGCAGGCGCAGTGGTGGCCAACGGCCCACCTACGAATTGCGTGTGGCTGCTGCAATTGAACGAGACCTTCGGTGATACCTGGAACGGCGGCGCGACCTTGGCGGTGAACATAGACGGTGTCACCACCAACTACGCCATCACCACCGCTGGAACCTTGCAGCAGGTCATCCCGCTCAATGTGAGCACCGGACAGACCATCACGCTTACCTACACGGCCGGCTCCATCTGGAACAACGAGAACTCCTTCCGGCTCACCAACGATGTGGGCGTCATCCTCTATCAGTCTCCGCAAGGCCCAGCCACCGGCGTGGCTTTCAGCACCGTGATCGTTTGCGGCGGCGGCACCAGCCCGATCGTTTGGGAGTGGACCCCCCCCAACGGCTTGGACGACGTGAACGATCCCACTACCAACGTATACACCACGCAGGCCACATGGTATTACCTGAGCGCGTATCCCGTGGGATCGCCTGAATGCGCCGTTACCGACAGCGTCATGGTGGCCCCCGACCCGAGCATCGATGCTGGATTGGACAACGCCATCACGATCTGCGCGAATGAATTGGCCATTTTCATGAATGATTCGCTCTTGGGCACCCCTGACCCAGGTGGCGAGTGGACCAACTCGGTGGGCGCTGTCGTCGATGACCAGTTCGACCCCACCTGGGAGACCTCGGACCTCTTCACCTACACGGTCACCAGCGCTGCCGGCTGCGTAGCAACCGCGCAACTCGACATCACCGTGATTCCAGCCGATGATCCGACCTGCTGCGGCATTGTCGTGATGGGGCCCGGCGGGTACTCATGCAACCTCACCAACGGCCTCTCGGTTTCACCCGGCAATACGGGCGTTGGCGTGTGGAGCGGTCCTGCTGGCGCCGTGTTCGCCGATGCGAATGCCACGCAGACCACCGTGAGCGTGCAGCCTGGCATGGGCGGCACGCATTGGTTCTACTGGATCGAGGATGATGGCGCCTTCTGCTACCTGATCGACAGCGTTCAACTCACGTTCACGGATACCATCGTGATCGACTTCACCCCAACGGATGCCATCTGCTACACCTACTGCGATGGCACGGCCGGTGCGACGGTGGCGGGCGGCAATACCGATGTGAATGGCGATTTCGCCTTCGCGTGGAGCACAGGCCAATCCGGAATCGGCGTGAATGGCGTGACCAGCCTCTGCGCCGGGACGTATTCCCTCACCGTGACCGATGACAACGGTTGCACGGGAACCAACGAATTCCTCATTGGCGAGCCGCCCCAGCTGGTGATCGACAGCATCGTGGTGCGGCCAGTGACCTGTTCGGGCTACTGCGACGGTGAGGTGGAGGTCTACGATCCGGAGGCCGTGCTGTACAGCTTCGACGATGGCCAGAACTGGCAGCCGGAATCCCTGCTCACGGGTGCTTGCGAGCAATACTACCCTATCCGCATCCAGGATGCCGCCGGCTGCCTTGCCGCCGGTTTCGGCTTCGTGCAAGGGCCGCCGCCGGTGGTGGCCGATTTCGTCTGGAACCCGATCCCCGCCGATGTGGACGACCCGCGCATCTGGTTCGGCAACACCAGCACCGGGGCGCAGACCTATTGGTGGGATATCGCTGGTTTGTTGACCACCAATGACCCCGCCCCGTTCTACGAATTCAGTAACCGAGAGCCCGGCCAATATGAGGTGTGCATGGTGGCCTTCAACGAGAATCTCTGCGCCGATACCATCTGCCACACGGTGGTCATCGACGATGTGCTGTTCGTTTACGTGCCCAACTCATTCTCCCCCGACGGTGACGACATCAACGAGACCTGGGGCATGAGCACGAACATCGATGCGATCACCACATTCGAGCTGAAGGTCTTCGACCGCTGGGGCCAAGTGGTGTTCCAAACCGATGACTACAAGAACTTCTGGAACGGCGCTGCCAACAACAATGGCAAGGTCCTGAAGACCGATGTGTACGCCTACCGGATCACGTACGAGATCAAGGATTCCGAGACCCGGAAGGAATTGATGGGGCATGTGACCCTGATCAAATAG
- a CDS encoding PKD domain-containing protein, with product MPITPFKSLLQRHLPGIALGLGLIAPGYSYGQLYTIADGAISTCTGGLLDSGGQGATGYGDNENFTATICPDTPGQSIHLSFITFDLSAAGVGPLDNLAIYDGPGVASPLLGIWTETGLQGVVVSASPGNASGCLTLVFQSNEVGTGVFAATITCVTPCFPPMAVATVGEPLPALVCPDEVLTFDGSGSFAQPGFNLVQYEWDLGDGTTASTPVVTHSYGTPGAYTAQLTVTDDNGCTNTQTVDLQVFVGTTPIFAGTTESLSVCQGGTVDLFGTASPVTWTALPSVDFGAGVYLPDNVGQTFTSQLTYTSFPPGTTLTSVNDLWSVCVDMEHSFMGDLVISITCPSGQTTVLHQQGGGGTYIGGANDTDNAANPMPGTCWNYCWSPTATLGTFAQSAAFGASPNVMPGGTPANNALIPGTYSSVQPLSNLVGCPLNGTWTFSVSDLWAIDNGFLCSWNINFNPALYPDLIDFTPAITDGAWTGPGVVPNPNDPFQASITPTVPGTYDYTFTVTDDFGCSYDTTITVTVTNAPEVEAIVTLGSSCSEPATIDASIVAYAPPPPTCNYTLVLNESFGDGWNGGANVQVTINGATTSYTVAPGPNQITVSLIIPVGASISIFYQAGTIWNNENSFELLGYDGTILYDSPQGPATGQLWAGAGNCGPGAGPVTWQWTPAAGVDSPNSPNVTTQITQPTTLVVIAHPFGQPWCFGSDTVDVIPPSFLENDSIVVHVACNAGTGSIELITTGLGGPWNYLWVDASGATVQATNGSNGDLLTAAAGTYTAFISEGPQGNGCLDTLTATITEPPPLEWAAVPQDTLICLTGTGLLGASAFGGTGTINYQWSHGAVGAGPHGVSPADTTEYAVIATDANGCILGPVSATIDVRPAFTLDPLIDDTTCFNVPVLYRATGYSGGDGAYQFDWGSGPQLLDSLWALPPQSTNICVTISDGCETPPVTRCAWLEVLHVPVTELSADTTFGCVPFTVQFALRDTTEGASVLWQFGDGAQLVDDSVVTHSYEDAGNFNVSLFITWPNGCATDTTAYNMIRTLTVPTALLSWSPHPPTINDPRVQFTDQSVPNAVSWWWDFGEFGTSEEQDPLVEFPDDAGGTYPVMLVVANELGCTDTIRTWVDVHDEFMVWVPNTFTPNGVEPNETFSISGNDLSPDDFELLVFDRWGQVVFSTTELDFRWDGTKDGSPLPQGVYPYRLRVHALSTPKKRIIHGHVNLLR from the coding sequence ATGCCCATCACCCCCTTCAAGTCGCTGCTTCAGCGTCATCTACCCGGAATAGCCTTGGGTCTTGGCCTCATTGCGCCAGGTTATTCGTACGGCCAGCTTTATACCATAGCCGACGGAGCCATCAGTACTTGTACCGGCGGTTTGCTTGATAGCGGTGGCCAAGGAGCTACCGGCTATGGCGACAACGAGAACTTCACAGCGACGATTTGCCCGGACACGCCTGGTCAGAGCATTCATCTGAGCTTCATCACCTTCGACCTCAGCGCCGCTGGCGTCGGTCCTTTGGACAATCTCGCCATTTACGATGGCCCCGGCGTGGCATCACCCCTGTTGGGCATCTGGACGGAAACAGGACTTCAAGGCGTTGTGGTATCCGCATCACCCGGCAATGCATCTGGATGCCTCACGCTGGTATTCCAATCCAATGAAGTTGGAACCGGGGTATTCGCCGCCACCATCACCTGCGTGACCCCATGCTTCCCACCTATGGCCGTGGCTACCGTCGGCGAGCCCTTGCCAGCGCTCGTCTGCCCGGATGAAGTGCTCACCTTCGACGGTTCCGGGTCCTTCGCACAGCCCGGATTCAATCTCGTGCAATATGAATGGGACCTCGGCGATGGCACTACGGCATCGACACCCGTGGTCACGCATTCCTACGGGACACCAGGTGCTTACACCGCGCAGCTAACCGTGACCGACGACAACGGGTGCACGAATACGCAAACAGTGGACCTTCAGGTCTTCGTTGGCACCACGCCGATCTTCGCCGGCACCACGGAGAGCCTGTCCGTTTGCCAGGGGGGCACCGTGGATCTTTTCGGTACGGCTTCGCCTGTTACATGGACCGCCTTGCCAAGCGTCGATTTCGGTGCTGGTGTTTACCTGCCGGACAACGTCGGCCAGACGTTCACGAGCCAACTCACCTATACATCGTTCCCGCCGGGCACTACGCTCACCTCGGTGAACGACCTATGGAGCGTTTGCGTGGACATGGAGCACAGTTTCATGGGCGACCTGGTGATCAGCATCACCTGTCCGAGCGGCCAAACCACGGTGCTGCACCAACAAGGCGGCGGCGGCACCTACATCGGTGGAGCCAACGACACGGACAACGCTGCCAATCCGATGCCCGGCACCTGTTGGAACTATTGCTGGAGCCCGACCGCCACCCTTGGAACCTTCGCGCAGAGCGCCGCCTTTGGGGCTTCACCGAACGTGATGCCCGGCGGCACCCCGGCGAATAATGCCCTCATTCCCGGCACATACAGCAGCGTGCAGCCATTGAGCAACCTGGTGGGCTGCCCATTGAATGGGACGTGGACCTTCAGCGTGTCCGACCTGTGGGCCATCGATAACGGCTTCCTCTGCTCGTGGAACATCAACTTCAACCCGGCCTTGTACCCCGACCTCATCGACTTCACTCCGGCGATCACGGATGGTGCATGGACGGGGCCTGGCGTGGTGCCCAATCCGAACGACCCATTCCAAGCGAGCATCACCCCGACCGTGCCGGGCACCTATGATTACACCTTCACCGTGACGGATGATTTCGGCTGCTCCTATGACACCACGATCACGGTAACCGTCACCAACGCTCCGGAGGTGGAAGCCATCGTTACGCTGGGATCCAGCTGCAGCGAACCTGCCACCATCGACGCATCAATCGTGGCCTATGCCCCGCCTCCGCCCACGTGCAATTACACATTGGTGCTGAATGAATCCTTTGGCGACGGATGGAATGGCGGAGCGAATGTGCAGGTGACCATCAATGGTGCGACCACATCCTACACGGTTGCCCCTGGCCCGAATCAGATCACGGTCTCACTCATCATCCCTGTGGGCGCGAGCATCTCGATCTTCTATCAGGCGGGCACCATTTGGAATAATGAGAACTCGTTCGAATTGCTCGGATACGATGGCACGATCCTCTACGATTCGCCCCAAGGCCCGGCCACAGGCCAGTTGTGGGCAGGAGCGGGCAATTGCGGGCCTGGAGCGGGACCAGTGACCTGGCAATGGACGCCGGCAGCGGGCGTGGATTCCCCCAATTCGCCGAACGTGACCACGCAGATCACGCAGCCGACCACCTTAGTGGTGATCGCGCACCCATTCGGTCAGCCCTGGTGCTTCGGGAGCGACACCGTTGATGTGATTCCACCGTCGTTCCTGGAGAACGACAGCATCGTGGTGCATGTGGCATGCAACGCTGGCACGGGCAGCATTGAATTGATCACGACCGGCTTGGGTGGCCCTTGGAACTACCTGTGGGTGGATGCCTCCGGCGCCACGGTGCAGGCCACGAACGGGTCCAATGGCGACCTCCTGACCGCTGCAGCCGGCACTTACACGGCTTTCATCAGCGAAGGACCGCAAGGCAACGGCTGCCTGGACACACTGACGGCAACGATCACCGAACCGCCGCCGCTCGAATGGGCAGCCGTGCCGCAAGACACCCTGATCTGCCTCACGGGGACAGGACTGCTGGGCGCATCGGCATTCGGCGGCACAGGCACGATCAATTACCAATGGAGCCACGGCGCCGTGGGCGCTGGCCCGCATGGCGTGAGCCCCGCGGACACCACGGAATACGCCGTGATCGCGACCGATGCCAACGGCTGCATCCTCGGCCCGGTGAGCGCCACCATCGATGTGCGCCCGGCCTTCACGCTTGATCCGCTGATCGACGATACCACCTGTTTCAACGTGCCCGTCCTCTACCGCGCAACGGGCTACAGCGGGGGCGATGGCGCCTACCAGTTCGATTGGGGCAGTGGGCCTCAGCTGCTCGATAGCCTGTGGGCCTTGCCGCCGCAGAGCACCAACATCTGCGTCACCATCAGCGATGGTTGCGAAACACCGCCCGTTACGCGCTGCGCCTGGCTCGAAGTGCTGCACGTGCCGGTGACCGAACTCAGCGCCGATACCACTTTCGGTTGCGTGCCCTTCACGGTGCAATTCGCCCTTCGAGACACCACCGAGGGCGCAAGCGTGCTCTGGCAATTCGGCGATGGCGCGCAACTGGTCGATGATTCCGTGGTTACCCACAGCTACGAGGACGCCGGCAACTTCAATGTCTCCCTCTTCATCACCTGGCCGAACGGCTGTGCCACGGACACCACCGCTTACAACATGATCCGCACGCTCACGGTGCCCACGGCGCTATTGAGCTGGTCGCCTCACCCGCCAACGATCAACGACCCGCGCGTGCAGTTCACCGACCAGAGCGTGCCCAATGCGGTGAGCTGGTGGTGGGACTTCGGCGAGTTCGGGACGAGCGAGGAACAGGACCCGTTGGTTGAATTCCCTGACGACGCGGGCGGCACCTACCCGGTGATGCTCGTGGTAGCGAACGAATTGGGCTGCACGGATACGATTCGCACTTGGGTGGATGTCCACGACGAATTCATGGTGTGGGTGCCCAACACCTTCACGCCGAATGGCGTCGAGCCCAATGAGACCTTCTCGATCAGCGGCAACGACCTTTCCCCGGATGATTTCGAGTTGCTCGTCTTCGACCGATGGGGACAGGTGGTCTTCTCGACTACTGAGCTGGATTTCCGCTGGGACGGCACCAAGGATGGAAGCCCGCTGCCACAGGGGGTTTATCCGTACCGGCTGAGGGTGCATGCACTGAGCACCCCAAAGAAGCGCATCATCCACGGCCACGTGAACCTCCTGCGCTGA